One stretch of Ailuropoda melanoleuca isolate Jingjing chromosome 20, ASM200744v2, whole genome shotgun sequence DNA includes these proteins:
- the RNASE10 gene encoding inactive ribonuclease-like protein 10 isoform X2: MKLTLVQIFFMMLLLLLGLGLGLGLGLQMAAAILEDSDQSLSELWSSDSDDKTKATKGEGSRTAETLLLSNKGVVQPGWSEDTVLGEDEVRGSKMLRDEPPLHSHKDYLRSDLMTRECNTLMAQKLKEHNRTCISQYTFIHEDVDTVKAVCNSPVVACELKGGKCHKSSRPFDLTLCRLSKPGQVTPHCNYLTFIFERRIIISCPDMKVQIMSGQ, translated from the coding sequence ATGAAGCTGACCCTGGTACAGATCTTCTTCATGATGTTGCTGCtcctgctgggcctggggctgggcctggggctgggccttCAGATGGCTGCAGCCATCCTGGAGGACAGCGATCAGTCCCTGAGTGAGCTCTGGTCCAGCGACTCAGACGACAAGACCAAGGCCACTAAAGGAGAGGGCAGCCGAACTGCAGAAACCTTGCTGCTTAGCAACAAAGGAGTGGTGCAACCAGGCTGGTCCGAAGACACCGTCCTCGGGGAAGACGAAGTTCGGGGAAGCAAGATGCTCAGAGACGAGCCTCCCCTTCACAGCCACAAAGACTACCTTAGGTCTGACCTGATGACCAGGGAGTGCAACACCCTGATGGCCCAGAAGCTGAAGGAGCACAACCGCACGTGCATAAGCCAGTACACGTTCATCCACGAGGATGTGGATACGGTCAAGGCCGTCTGTAACAGTCCTGTCGTTGCCTGTGAGCTCAAGGGGGGCAAATGCCACAAAAGCTCCCGTCCTTTCGATTTGACACTCTGCAGGCTGTCCAAACCAGGCCAGGTCACTCCTCACTGCAATTAcctcacatttatttttgaaaggcgTATTATTATATCCTGTCCTGACATGAAGGTCCAGATAATGTCTGGACAATGA
- the RNASE10 gene encoding inactive ribonuclease-like protein 10 isoform X1, with amino-acid sequence MRSYGTMKLTLVQIFFMMLLLLLGLGLGLGLGLQMAAAILEDSDQSLSELWSSDSDDKTKATKGEGSRTAETLLLSNKGVVQPGWSEDTVLGEDEVRGSKMLRDEPPLHSHKDYLRSDLMTRECNTLMAQKLKEHNRTCISQYTFIHEDVDTVKAVCNSPVVACELKGGKCHKSSRPFDLTLCRLSKPGQVTPHCNYLTFIFERRIIISCPDMKVQIMSGQ; translated from the exons ATGCGGTCATACG GAACCATGAAGCTGACCCTGGTACAGATCTTCTTCATGATGTTGCTGCtcctgctgggcctggggctgggcctggggctgggccttCAGATGGCTGCAGCCATCCTGGAGGACAGCGATCAGTCCCTGAGTGAGCTCTGGTCCAGCGACTCAGACGACAAGACCAAGGCCACTAAAGGAGAGGGCAGCCGAACTGCAGAAACCTTGCTGCTTAGCAACAAAGGAGTGGTGCAACCAGGCTGGTCCGAAGACACCGTCCTCGGGGAAGACGAAGTTCGGGGAAGCAAGATGCTCAGAGACGAGCCTCCCCTTCACAGCCACAAAGACTACCTTAGGTCTGACCTGATGACCAGGGAGTGCAACACCCTGATGGCCCAGAAGCTGAAGGAGCACAACCGCACGTGCATAAGCCAGTACACGTTCATCCACGAGGATGTGGATACGGTCAAGGCCGTCTGTAACAGTCCTGTCGTTGCCTGTGAGCTCAAGGGGGGCAAATGCCACAAAAGCTCCCGTCCTTTCGATTTGACACTCTGCAGGCTGTCCAAACCAGGCCAGGTCACTCCTCACTGCAATTAcctcacatttatttttgaaaggcgTATTATTATATCCTGTCCTGACATGAAGGTCCAGATAATGTCTGGACAATGA